The Calypte anna isolate BGI_N300 chromosome 20, bCalAnn1_v1.p, whole genome shotgun sequence DNA window ATATGTTTACAAACTAAAGAAATTAGATACGTTTGATCATTCTGAAAAGTATACTGACACCTTTAATGccatttctcttctgtctgTGTAGAGACAATATATCTTTTACATTACATATATATCAATGGGTAAGGTGAGCTTTCAGATTTTACCAATTTTATACAAAATACTGATGTTCCTCTCTGAAATAAACTCTTATGACAAATAACCTTTTTCATGCATATTATGTGCTGCAATCTCAGGGATTTTtagatatacatatatatatacacacacattttgGGGGTACAATGATTGGTCATAATGGAAAACTTCTGCAGTGTTCTGTGTACAGAAACAGTTCTGTGTCTAGCAAATTACCTTGTCACTTGACTTATCCAATAGGGGTACAAATATATGCCCCTATcttcctaaaattaaaaaaacccaaaaaacgTGAAAGttcagtacagaaaaaaaaataaggaatttgGACAATTCTGTGCCATGGACTCCCTGACATTTTTATCAGGAACATCAACTAGCCATGTATTAGACTTATATCAGTGAAATACCAATTTACAGCAGTTAGAGCAATGTGACACCCTGCACTTGGCTAACAAGTGAAGAAACTGGAAACAGATTACCTAAATTAGCAAATCCAAGGCCAAACTGGCTTTTAGAGAAGTTCCCAGATTGCTGGATATTCTTTCATCCAAAAtgtttctcagatttttttaatttagaattatATCCTTCAGGATCTTGCAAGGCACAAAATTCCATTGAATTCAGTGTATATTTTGGGCATGAGGGATAGAGGTTCCTTAGAAGTCCATGTAAAAaccatttttaattaatattcaCTTTGATTGCTCTGGAATTTAATGCTGACAGCAAAACCTAAAGCACAGGTCCCATCCAAAATCCTTTGGAATCAATGTGATTCTTAATACTAACTTCAGTGAAGCCAagatttcttcctaaattttttaaaataaaatgcataggTTATTTCTAAATCATTCTGATTACCTCTAGGATTCTGCCAGACTAAACTGTGAATTTGCCTGCCTCCCAGGACAGTTTCTGTGAATCCTAAAAGCTTATACTTTGCATATAATAATTATAtccaataaaaaaatagcatgaaGTGACTTCCAAAATCCAAAGGTCAAAGATTCAGCTAACATATATTAATCTTTATTATGTAGCAATGATATAATAAATAAGTTTATGAAATCTTATGGCCTGTACAAAAATCCAAAGATATTGCACCAAGTTAGGTACTGACTATTTGGATTTAATATCTGTTGAACATAAGATCTAAATTATATACAGTTGTGGAGTTAAGGCAAAACCAGATGATACCTTTAACACAGCAGAAGATTTGAAAAACAGACATAATTACAGACAAGGGGATCTCATCTCCAGCTAATAAAGTGGTTGTGTCTAAGGAAGGAATCCCTTaggtttttaagaaaacagctaTTATCAATCAGGTTAATTAAAACTGAGGAATAAGTGTGAGATttcctgcagggcagagctgtttTGCTACATTGTGCCTGAATGATCACCTTTAACCCTGGTAAGAGGATTTCCTTAATGGTCATGATCTACTCTTTAGAAAACTGCACATGAAGAGGAATACCTTACACAGCCAACCAAAATACAACCATAACCTCTTGGCTAGACCTGATTGTGACCAGTGACAGAGCAGAAATCTATGGGTGAGCCATCCAACACGTTACAAGCAGAGGAGAATTAAAGTCAACCACTTATCAATAATAATTACCTTTCTCAAGACAATGAACAAGATCATGTCAGTTAAGTCCCAATGACAAAAACATGTATGACCAATATATTAATATACAGTTCTTTGGCAGCAACACACTAACTCTTGATTGAAGTCTGAACTCAAACTCTCCTAAATTACAGACCTGGTTGCCAGTCTTTtcataattaaagaaaatccaCTTCTCCCATGAATCCAGTAAGTCCAGTAAATGAAATCTGAATAAATCTTGCAGGCAGCTTTAGGTTGTTACATTAAGCACACGTATTGTCTGCTTTAGTCTCAATCCAAATATAttgtatttaaacaaaaaattctgtgaGCTTCTGGGTAGTTCTGATGGGGCCAAAATCCATAAAAAGAATCCATGTTCACACAtgaaaaaccaataaaaaaccATCAATCCCAAGACGATGAAGAGATCTTCATGTATAAGAGGCAAAGATGAGTCCACACCTGGATGAATGTCACAGGAAAATTGACTTTACAGGGGAAAAACCAGAAAGCCAGAAAATGTAGAATACTGCCATCCACCGACCAGATTACCTTTCTCCAGCTTCAGGTAAACCTTATCCTCCTTGTCTAGGTAGAGCAGGACTCCATTGGTGGCAGCTTCACGGGTGACATCCTTGTCcccagcaaaagcagaaatgacTGGCTTTCCATTTAGCATCAAATTAACCTACAAGAGAAAAACCACTGAAAAGCTCTAATTAACAGAAACACCTCAAGAGCTATCCCTGAATATTAACTAAGGTGTAATGGGTCTGCTATGATTCCAATCTTCactgggttttttgcttggttttgttttgtttttttgtttttgttttttgttgtggtttttttgttgttgttgttgttggttttgtttggtttaaactaataattacatttatttgGAGCGTGCAAGCACAGTTGTGTTTCATGGGCTTGACCTCCAGCTGAGTGAGGTCCCTGGGACACAGCATGGCCTGGGAAAGGTTCTGAATGTGATACTGCCTTCAGCTGCTTTGGGCACACTAATTGTTGTAACTCTGGTAATACGGAACTGTGAGCAATTACCTCAGCTTGTTTCACACTGTCTACCTCATAGTTATTTAGACATGCATGGGCAAAGAGACATTTCCAAGAAACTTGGGTACCCAGAGATGCAGTAGAGGCACCTAATGAGGTGTCAAAGGTACTGCAGTAGGCTGGGAGTTTACACCTCATTGACAGCAAAACACATGTCCCTGCCATTAGTGGCAGCTTCATTGTAAAGTCTAGAGCAGGCTTTTGCTTTTATGAACAAGTGCACTGCGTTTTTGTACTGAATCCATTTCCCTATACACTTCTGAAAGTcagcacagcctctgctctggaggCACTACAACACAGCCACTCTGTAAATAAACACTGGGGAACGGAAAGATCCAGGCATTTTTCATTTCCCCAGAGGCAAACTATTAGCtttcttctactttttctttttaagtagcTATAATGCAGTCACAGAGGGCTGAATTATGAAATGCTTATTCATATGAAGTATGCTGGCCTTGCATATGCTCCCATTAATTCTAACAGGACTCGCCATGGAATAAATTAGTGCTCAGCATAAATCAGGGCAGCAGAATCTGCCCCTGATTTGGGATTCGTCTTTCTGGGAAATCCACTTAATCAGATGTCCCCAGGGAACCAATTTCAGTTTAATGATATTTAATGGCACTAGCAGATGTTGCAGGGGCACAGTAATACCACTTCTGCAGGAAGCCTTCAGGTGATTTAATGGTGTTTAAGTCTGCAGGTGGCTGACACTCAAGCTGGTTTGCTCCACTGCAATGGCTTTCAGTTCCCCCCCTCAATTatcacacatgcaaaaaaaggGCATCAAGAGTTTACTCTTTGCTTGGGTTTGGCTTCCCTCACTCATTCTTTGCCATCTCTTTAGGTCACATTTCCTGCAGCTCATCTTACAGCTGGTGTTTAATCACAGCAGAAGACACATTACAGCTTTGCACCAGATAATCTCATACTCTCATGTTAACTATGACAAAATAGATCCAACAAAACCCATCCATCACTCTATTAGAAACTCTTTATAAAAGATTCCAGATCATGTCACAGGTTGTAACATTCCCTGTTATGAGCCTGATTCCCAGGTCTGAGTACCTGGCATGTGACTATGCATTGGACTTCCAGAATCCAAACCTTGACAGCTTTCTTGGCactatgtattttaaattcaatAAAGCTGGCTGACATACAGTTAGTCTAGGCTATTTTAAccttcagcattttaaagagTGAAAGGAACAAAGTTCAAGCATATAAATATCTTATAAGCTCATTATAGAGATTTTCATTATGTCAATACTTCTTTTGAGACTTTTCTGACTGACCTGCATGGAACCATGATTTCCTGTTGTAAGCTGAACACAAATTCACCAGGGATGTAAAGGTCTTGCACCAACTCTCTCTACCACTTACACTTTTCTCAGGAGCTGTACCAGCAGCCAACAGCCAGTGCTGCCACAAAGAAATAGCTGATCACTCCTGGGGAAATCAGTTTCATCTCAGCCTTGTACACTGAAAATCTTATTCAGGAGCAAGACAGATCAGGGTGAAAGCATCAAATACTTCTATGAATCTGGTGTTCTCATGGGTGGAAACAAGGGAAGCCAGTATGTATGGCATCAAAATTGCACAAATTGGCATGAAGATTAAGGAATATACTTTAAGGAATTTACTGATGGCTCAGAAAGGAGATGTTCAGGAACTTACAGGCTTTTCCTCTCAGCTAGtacatgcttttatttaattggTAGTTCCTCTGCTATTCAGGTACAGTAGAAAgcacaaaatatatatatttttttaatatatgacacatttttttacatattaTATGGTGAAAAAGGTTTGAACTGCTATAAAGGTTCCCTAGAAGCCATCCCTTTAGAGGTAAAACACTTCAGTGTAGTATAGAGCAAGTAGATCACCTTAACTAACCCCAGTCCACAGCAGACTGGTGTCATAAGCAGGTACTTGGCATCATGACCTGCCAGCCAGGTCAcaaaacattataaaaataatcaaaacaggTATCTGTGCCCAGAACTTCTCTGCTCAAAAGAATGAGTTTAACCTGTAGCTAAATACGACTCTTCAATAGTATTTATACAGTTACATGAAATTTAGAGCTCTGTTTCACTCTTGTATGATAAAATGTATTCATTCTACAGCTAGGAACTCAACACCACAAGTTGCTTTAAACTaagttatttttccttgaaGGGTTTTTAAGCATTTAGTCAAaatcattttcaaaataaacatttttagtACAAGAGCTTATAATCATACTTGATAACATACCTGAATTGTTTGGCTCTGATAGACTTTAATTACGTGAAAATTGAAACTGTAAATTCCTTTTCTTGGTGCAACAAAGACAGACTCCAACGTGAAAAAATTGCCCACATTTACTAGGAtctacaaacagaaaatatagCATGGGGATTAGTACAGGTGTGCAgtgctaaataaaaaatacagactaTTAAGTTTAGAAAACATTCATCTGTGGAAAAATTTTAATCTACATCTATGCTGTTTTATTCATTGTTCTCTCAGATAAGTTGGAATATTACAAAATTTATATTTAGTTATATTAATAGTGCAACTTTACTATAAACTAAGGttgaaaatttttcttattttgctgtttctttataCATTCAAGACCTTTCTTCTATACATGGTTAGAGGAGATTAAAAGGAGGCATTTTGGTTTATCATTCCCCCAGTATGACATCAAAACACTAATTCAGGGAGTGGCAGACTGGTTTGGGCTAAAAAGCAATGGTCAAGTCAATACCATATGCCTGAAAGTCTCAAGCTGTGAAAGGAAGAGTGTAGGTGAATGATAAAATTCATTCACCAGTTTATAGTCAGAGTTGCTGAAATGCCAGGCACAGCTGAGCAAAAGCTGGCTGGGAGCCTTTGctgctttgttgggttttgtgagCACTGATaataatttggttttgattAAACAGAGACAAGTGAGAGGGGAACATACTAAATGAGTGCATCATCCATATGCTAAACATCTTCTTTAAGCACGAAGTGTCTTTCTTTCCACTTAgttatgcttttttaaaataactgataTTTTCAGGCTCCTTTATGCCAGACACAACCCTAGAAAGCCACTAGGAATGTCCATGAAGTTTGGGTAATTGACACTGCTAGCAGTACACTACATGACATCGCTGCCTTCTGTTGCCACGACAATTTACTGTTCATTCTGGTACAGTCTAGGAAGCAAAAAACCATCAGTCTCAATTACCTCGGACTTGCCAGAGGGCACAGGAGATGTGTGCTGGCATCTGTGTGCTGATATTAGATGCGAGGGGTTGTACTATGATTGTTACTGAAAAGTTGCATGATTTTTCCCTAAcgttctctctcctttcctatCTCTAAGGCTGCTCAAGCCCTCTAAATTCTGGTTTGGCTGCTTGCACCCGAGAACACCCGCAACCTCCCCGGGGCTACCGGGGCCGCTCAGGGAGCGCTGTCTCCCGCAGCCGCCCCCGCCGCTCAGACCCGCGCAGCTCCGCCGGGCCCCGCATCACTTCCTCAGTCCCATTACCCGCGGGGGATGGCGGAGCCGGggtccccagggagctgtggggggTGGGGCGGCAGCGCACGGCCCCGGGACACCGACAGCAGCGGCTCCCGCCGTGCTCCGCTCCCCCTACGCACAACCCCGGGGGGCGAGTGGGAAACTTCTGCGCGGCCCGACATGTCCTCGGCGggggctgctgtccccagctgcccccgagcctccagctcccacctgcCCGGCCCCTCAATTTCCCCAGATTCGGGGTGCGGGGGCTTCCCGCAGGCGGCTGTCCCCCGCGCCCTAACTTTTTGCCGGAATTAAGGAACGGGGCGAAGCGGGGATGGGCAGGTGGCACCTGTTGATCGTGTCCCGGCGGGGCACACGGCCGACCCCCGCAGGGtccccccccggccccgccgcttACCTGGTCGAAGTAGATGATGCGGGTCTTGTTGCTCATCTCGGAAGGCTCGTGGTTGGTGCTCCTCACGGCCGAGAAGGCGACCTTGGAGTTGGCCGCCCGCACGGAGATGCCCAGCGGAGAGGAGGACGAGCCTTTGGCGTCGGTGGCCGGGTTGGAGTCGCAAACCACCAGGCACTTGCCCTCCAGGACGATGGGCTCCGTGTCGTTCTGCGCCCGCGCCGCGGGGCCGCACAGCGCCAGGGCCAGCAGGACGGCGGGCAGCAGCCGACAGCCCATGGTCCGCACCCGCGGCCGCCCGCGCCACCGCTTCGCGCCCTGCGCCGGCCACCGCGCCGCGCACCCGCGGGAGGCAGCGCCGGCAGCAGCGGCAGCCGCTCCCCGCACACGCACCCGCACCTCCCGGCAACGCCGCGCTGAAAGTCTCCTTTCCTCCGGCTTCTTCCCTCTGCCtcgtttctttttttttcctctctccttcttctcctccctcccgCCACCACTTTGcgccttttcttttttttttttcctcccagtctTTCTTTACCCGGGTCCTTTCACGGGCTCTTTAAAGCACACCACGAAAAGCTGCCgaacaaaagaaatactttccggtgtccccttttctcccctttcttcaCATCAAAAAAGAGAGTGACAAGAAGAGGGGGTTGGGTGCGGGGGGCGGGAGGGGAAAGTCCTCAGTTGAATATTATTgatgagagagaggaaaggtcataaagaaataaaaaccttctGGCGTTGCCAtgattgctgctgctctctctctcccctttcaGCTGGAGATCCAGGATGCTCAGAGTGGTGGAGTGGAGAGGTGGTAGTAGCTTACCCCAAGGCTGCTAGATCCTGTGTCTGATATCACTGCCAGGGTGCTGCAGACTCCAgttctctctcactctctctcccttcccccagtCCCCCCCAAGGAGTTATGTCATAACAACCCTGCCCAGCTCTCACCTAGCTGGGCAGACACAACGCTTCATTACTACAGACCCTCCTCTTGGAATTGTCCTctctgcagacacacacactcgTCTTCCCAAGCAACTTTTTAAGCAGCtacaaaggcaaaaggaaagcaatgaaACATTGCACCCTTCCCTGTTTtcaaaaggagagggagaaaagatcTGCAGCCTGCTTGAAAGGCACCATCTAAACCTGGAGGTGTCTCCCAGGGCACAGCCCCCCTGAGGGTGTATTCACAGCGTGCCTTTGGGCAGGACCCCTGATCCTGTGGGCGCTACTATTGATTCCCTGTTACCCAGCCAGGAGGAAGCATCCCTCCCTCAGCCACCTGGATCCCTGGTAGGACTTCAGGACTGCTCTTTGAGGACTGATGTTGCCAGGTACCACCTCATGGTGCTGCCCAATGGCAGCTTCTAGTAATGTTGTGAACAGACACCTTGGTCTAgtactaccttttttttttttaatgtttgttgaAAGGATTGGAAGATTGATCAGGTACCTTAGCTGAGTACTCCCATGTATTTCaagattatttaaaaagtgactggtttgctgctgctggcttctaGAGAAGATCTTTCCTGCAGCACCTCTCTAATTGAAATAGTTTCATGGTGAAAACTTAGCCCTGTTCAGGGCCTTGTAGAAATTATCCAGTGCTCACAGAAGCAGATTTCTatccaaaacaacaaccaaataCCAATAGTTTTTAAGAAACTGTGCAGAGGATTTTTTCATAGATACCTTCCAGTGCAGCAATCATTTGTGCTTATAGCAGCTTTGCAACAAATATTTCCTGTGTCAAACATTAGCCACCAGTCTTCGTTCACcttgtgcttttctgcttttcaaaccCAGCTGGGAAAGGTGCTGACCTGTTCAGGAGCCATGAATGCCAGTGtgtcctgctgccttcccttctGTAGGAGAAGAGGTTTGGAATACAGGCAGCTCATGCACCTCAGCTCCACACACCAACAAATGCTGGCCATAAATCTGGATGCTAACAGCAggcagaagaaattaaagaagCAACGGGAATCTAAAAGGAGCaataaaaagcaccaaaaccCCACTCTCTGCTGAACACCAGGGCTTTCTCCAGGCAAATATGAGTTGGAACTGTTTTTCAGTTGATGTGGAGAACTGAAGGTGAAGCATTAAGGCTGCAGAACTCATCAAAGCCCTTAAGAAGCCAAAAAGCAGCTAAAAATCCTCTTTACTATCAACAGATGCAGTACTCTCTAGAATTTGAAAAGCCAGATTCCAAATTTAAGGAATCCCATTGGCCAGATAAGAGCTAAAAGgaaattttactgttttctagGAATACATCCATATCCTTTTATTCAGTGGCACCAGTAAAGGTGGATAGAAACGTCCAGCTGAGAAGTAGCACCTGCTGTGaacaaggaaacaagaaataaaggaaatactTTCAGAACAACTTTGTTCCTTTTGTAGAAATTGGATCTGCAGATTAAAAGATTCATGCAAATGCATACAAATGCCTGTCTGGAGGACtctagcaaaacaaaactgcatGAAAATAGGACAAGATTTCATGCTACAATATTTTGTAAATAGATACAAATGTCTAAATAATTCCACGCTGTTTCCAACATCTTGTGCTTAAAAACTCTGCTTTACCTCATGCTGCTGAGTAGCCTTTTAACACTGCACAAATAACAGTAAATATAATAGGTACATACATTGTGATTGAAATGTGAAGGTGCTGACCATTTTGAAAGATCAATCATTTGTCAGAGATTAAAAATTTTACAGTAATTCCAGACAAGTTTTAATTTAGTTTGTTGTGGACAATGCCATGTACTGTCTCTgtagtgaggggaaaaaatggaaaaatagcCAAAAGTCagataaagtgaaaaaaaggaaagtgacaTCAGAAGTCCAAGTGATCAGCAAGCCAAAGTCTGAGCtgaattagattttttaaatgttgactTTTAAAGGTTTCCTTGTCTGCAGGTGCAGGCACCTGCTCAGTCTGTCCTGGTGACCccatttttcccttcctcttccctcacTGGAATACCAATGGATCAGTTTTGCACAGAGCAGGCACAGAAGTGCAGACAAAGTCAAGATGAGCAGCACTTCTCACTGGTGCACAAACTAGTAATTTTGTATGCAGCTAACTAGTTACAGCCATTTGTGAACACAGCTACTTCATTCATAGTGCAGCTGTAAAAAAGTTAAATGCAAGTTAGGAACAAATTTCCACACATATTTTGCATGAAGTTATAAACCTTTTAAAATCACGGTTTGCAAAAAGCTAAGTGCTCCTCACCTCATGCAATCTGTcctggaaaaatcagaaaatataacACAGATTCTCTTAGAACTACCTGTCAGTCTGCATAGATAACATCAGACACACTAATGATTAACATCATACTTCTCATCACCTACAAAAGGAGATTGAAGTGGACTCTGGCTTGCAGTGTTGATTACATTTTCAGACGTGTCAGCAATTTCCAAAAATGTCTCAGCAGGTGGCATTATATTGTTACATCAGTGGTATCCTAATCTGAAGGAAGTCCAATTAAGCGAGGCTGCTAATAAAGGTCACATTAAAAGGGTGCAGATTCTGCCCCTGTCTTTTGCCTGCCCTTATGCTGGACACATGTCGGTCTGAAACTCCTATTTTATTTGCCTGACTCTTGAGTTGCTGTGTTGGAGAGGGGAAAACCTCAAACACCAGGACTTCTACTCCTATTCTTGGTGCCTTTGACTTGGGGCATGTCAatttatgtgtattttatttacGAAAGAGAATGGACATGGCATTTTAACCATTccagcattttcttctccatgtcTAAAACATATTCTAGAGTGCTAGTGACTCTGCCATGTTTCTAGTTCAATTATACCTCAGTAAAATTAGCAGCTCTTATGGAGCTGATGGAATAGCACTGGGCAGAGGTGATGCAGCAGCTGCTACATGCTGGAGGATATTGGAGCTCCCTCCCTTGGAGAAACCAGCAGCAGATAGCTCAGAAATTTCCCTCCATGCTTGGGTCAGAAGGCAGCCTGTGTCAGTAAAGCACTCTTTTCCCCAAAGGGAAGCTGGTTTTGAGATTTCAGGTGATATTTCTTAACAAGATGAATTCAAGAGATGAATAAGACtattaaagcttttctttagcAATAAGCCATTCACAGGATGGAGACAAGGCAGCAGAATAATGGGATGAGCAAAATTTGACACAGCAATTGCAATTTAACAGCCAAGTCCTCCCAGTACAGAAGAAATCCTAATAaatttcctctgctctgggaaaaggaaagcagaagagaggCCATCAGGAAAGTGCATTTTAGAGGGGAAAGagctgaactgaaaataaaattgaattcttcctggaaataaaattaatataaccTACAATAAAATTAGCATTCTCAGACATTCAAAAGTAAAACATTGCAGTCAGTGGTGCTGGAGATAAAGTTGTCTTTGGTTGCAGAAATGGCACCAAATCACAGTTCTTAGTAATGGTAGCAGTTAAAACAAAGTCTTGGAGGCAATGGATCAAGTTCTTAAACAGGTACCAAGGATTTCCAAGCAGAAAATGGGGCTGCTATGGCTGATCCTGCATCCAGCTGAATGAAAAAGACAGAGCCAGGGTTTGGCCATGGGGAGCCCATGCACTGAcccaagc harbors:
- the CBLN4 gene encoding cerebellin-4, encoding MGCRLLPAVLLALALCGPAARAQNDTEPIVLEGKCLVVCDSNPATDAKGSSSSPLGISVRAANSKVAFSAVRSTNHEPSEMSNKTRIIYFDQILVNVGNFFTLESVFVAPRKGIYSFNFHVIKVYQSQTIQVNLMLNGKPVISAFAGDKDVTREAATNGVLLYLDKEDKVYLKLEKGNLVGGWQYSTFSGFLVFPL